In Bremerella cremea, the sequence ATGCTGGTCGAAAACGCTTCGTACGAGGACGAAGGCGCGCCGCCATCGGTCCGTCGAAAGTCGTCCTCAACATTCCACACCCCATACAGAAGTGCTCCGGAAAGATCCCCCACCAAGCTCAGGTTTCCCATTCCAGGATTCCATCGCGCGCCCACACCCGCACTTGGGCCGATACCAAAGAACTCGTGACGAACGTTCTCGACTGCCGACACCCCAAAAAAATCGGCCCAGTTCGAGTGAATATTTTGATTGATGATAGCGGCCTTCAAACCAAAGGTGGGCCGGATGACGCAGGTCGGTGCTACTTCAATATCGTGCCCAATATCCCAGTCGAAAGTCGTGTATTTAATCGACCAATCGACCGAAGCCGTGGTAAAGTCGAACGAGTCTCCACTCAAGAAGCCGCTAAAGAATTCCGGAATCACCAGGTTCAAACCATCGGCAATGGAAGCATCTTGCGAGGTGGCAAAGTGCGTCACCGTAAACCGTACGTCCCACAACCACTCAGTCGGTTTGAACTCGATTCCTGCCCGGAAGCCCGTATTCCAGCCAAATTCAAGATTGTTCGCTTCAAATTCGCGCGCAAGCAGCGGCACTTCACTGGCCCAAACCGACGACGTTTCTGCCGACGCATGCCAGACGATCGCTTCGGCGAACGGCGTCACCCCTTCGGCAGCAGCCGAAGCCGCGCTCAGCAGAAGGAAGAACAGGCATGTGAAGTTACGAATCATTGAAGGTTTCTAAACCAAACTAAAAGCAAAAACCAATTTCAAGCACGCCACCTTGCAGCGACATTAGATTGTTCAAGCGACCCATGTTGTAGGAATAAAACTGCATCTGATTGAGCCACACCTGGGCTTCGTAACCGAGGCGAACGCGGGTTGTCACGCGTTGCCCAGGCTGCTCCCATTCCAAGCCCAAAGCCAACCGCAACATGGTGGCTGCCCCGTGAATGGGATCCGAGTTAATCGCGATCGTCGAAGGGGTGACAATCGTCATCGAGGTCGGGCCGTCGGTTTGATAGACCTCGCTGAAATTCCAATTGCCGTACATCAATGCCCCGGACGGCGCGAAGTAGGCTTGCAGCGAATGTGTGGGCGATACCGACAGCGGTATGAACGCCTCGACGCCAACCGATGGGCCGATACCCCAGAAATCTTGCTTGAGCGTTTCCGTGGCCGAGTTGAACTGGTAATTGTGCGACGTCGAATCGATGGGGCGATACCACCGCGAGTCGATATCTTGCCGGATGATCGCCGATTTCACGCCCACGAACGGACGAAGGGCAAGTGCTGGGCTGATTAAGAATGTACGCTGAAATTCCACATCGATGGTATGGAACTGCACATCCCAATCGACCGTGGCATATTGATATTTTGGTCCGAAGCTAGTTCCGTCGGGGTTGTCGGCAAAGAAGTTGCCGAGAAACGCGGAATAGACTTCGCCGGCAGCCTGATTGGTTGCTTGCGTGCCGAAATAGGTATAGTACAAGCGCGTGCCGGTCCCTTCTGCGGGCCACGCGCGCTCGATGCCTGCCCGCACTCCGGCGTTCCAATCAAACGGAGCATCCACCAACCTGGCGGTACCGGCCAAGCTGCCGGTTCCTAGCGGGGTGATCTCTTGAGCCCAGTTTTCAGCGCTGCCTTCGGTCAGCTTCAGCGTCAACAGTTCGGCAAACGGCGTCAACGTCGGACAGGGCTCAACCGGGCAGGCCAGCCAATCTTCATCGACGAGTGCCAACTCATTCGATTCTGCCAGCAAATTGGGAAGCGGCAAAGCACTTCCGCAAAAGACCAACAACACGACAAGCCACAACCATCGCTGCTTAAAAGCGATGCGAGGAAGCTTATTGTCGAACAAGTTGGGCATCGCGGGCAAAAAGGTAAGCAAGGCAAGAAGCGTAAACAGAGACCGCTTCCCCGCGTAAGGGAGACGTGTTGCCTCTGACCGTTAAAATCTACTCAACCTTTACCATCGACCGCGATGCTGGCACGCCTGCACGAAACTTGACCGATTAGAGAAGATTTAACGGCTTGGCTATGCGCAAGCAAATTCTCTCAGACGCTTGCCTTTGAAAATGCTAGTCGCTGGGCAGATCTTGCGAGCTTAGCGCGTCAGGGCGAACTCGCAGGCAACGGCTAGATGATCAGAAAGGGACCCCTCAGGGACTTGCTCGTCCCGAAAAGGAAGGTGCCGCGCCGCTTGAGGCACGAGGCGTAATCCCTGGGTAGCAACGGGATTCGCAGCGAAGATGTAATCGATTCTTCGCCCCCCGCCAGACGCCAACGCATCGCTGCTGCCGGTAGGGCCACCTGACAACGAACTGCCCACGTCGACAAAACGCTGCACACGCAGACGATCGATTTGGGCCAGCAAATTATCGTACTCGGTGTTGTAGCTAGTCGGTTCGGTCGCGGCGATATTGAAATCACCCAGCAACAGCACCGGGTTCTCTTTCTGCTGATACTCGGCGATGAACGTACAGAACTCTTGCAACTGCTCGCGTCGCACGTTGGCCGAGCGGCTATCGAGATGGGTCAAGAAGCAATCGACCGCAGAGCCTGTTTGCTCGTCCACAAGAATGCGAACATGCAACGCCCCTTTGGCAGCGAAGCCGTCGGCCCTGAAGCCGTGCGTGAAAAACCACGTGGCGTTTTGGTACGTGACGGTATGGGTTTCTAGAATCGGATACTTAGAAAGCAAGAGCAGCCCGCCGCCGACCATGTGCCTGCCAGATCGCTCGGGACCAAGGGCAACATGAAACTCTTGCTCGGCCTGCGATTGGACCTGATCGATCAACGATTCACGATACGTGGCGTCAAAAACTTCCGTCAAGCCAATCAAATCGTACGAAGCCACTTGCTCGCCGATCTTCTCGGCACGGTAGTCGCCACCACTTCGCTTGCCAGCAATGGGCAGTGCCACACTTGGCAACAAATGAGCGTTATAGGCGATGGTGCGTAAGACTGGGGGCGTTTCCGCTTGAGGCAATAGAACAGGCAACTCAGCGCTAGCTTGGGTGGCCATTTCAACTACAGGAGCCGAGTATTCGCTTTCAGGTGGCTGCGCAGGATGCCCGCCGCTG encodes:
- a CDS encoding Lpg1974 family pore-forming outer membrane protein — protein: MIRNFTCLFFLLLSAASAAAEGVTPFAEAIVWHASAETSSVWASEVPLLAREFEANNLEFGWNTGFRAGIEFKPTEWLWDVRFTVTHFATSQDASIADGLNLVIPEFFSGFLSGDSFDFTTASVDWSIKYTTFDWDIGHDIEVAPTCVIRPTFGLKAAIINQNIHSNWADFFGVSAVENVRHEFFGIGPSAGVGARWNPGMGNLSLVGDLSGALLYGVWNVEDDFRRTDGGAPSSSYEAFSTSMNDSKLGTVMLRSFFGAEWRLPCRATVVGRVGYEMQWWANQQRLLTFQQLPMHGDLTFQGGVCGIAVSY
- a CDS encoding Lpg1974 family pore-forming outer membrane protein, which produces MFDNKLPRIAFKQRWLWLVVLLVFCGSALPLPNLLAESNELALVDEDWLACPVEPCPTLTPFAELLTLKLTEGSAENWAQEITPLGTGSLAGTARLVDAPFDWNAGVRAGIERAWPAEGTGTRLYYTYFGTQATNQAAGEVYSAFLGNFFADNPDGTSFGPKYQYATVDWDVQFHTIDVEFQRTFLISPALALRPFVGVKSAIIRQDIDSRWYRPIDSTSHNYQFNSATETLKQDFWGIGPSVGVEAFIPLSVSPTHSLQAYFAPSGALMYGNWNFSEVYQTDGPTSMTIVTPSTIAINSDPIHGAATMLRLALGLEWEQPGQRVTTRVRLGYEAQVWLNQMQFYSYNMGRLNNLMSLQGGVLEIGFCF
- a CDS encoding sphingomyelin phosphodiesterase; amino-acid sequence: MNRVCFLIIASLVVCATGCASSGGHPAQPPESEYSAPVVEMATQASAELPVLLPQAETPPVLRTIAYNAHLLPSVALPIAGKRSGGDYRAEKIGEQVASYDLIGLTEVFDATYRESLIDQVQSQAEQEFHVALGPERSGRHMVGGGLLLLSKYPILETHTVTYQNATWFFTHGFRADGFAAKGALHVRILVDEQTGSAVDCFLTHLDSRSANVRREQLQEFCTFIAEYQQKENPVLLLGDFNIAATEPTSYNTEYDNLLAQIDRLRVQRFVDVGSSLSGGPTGSSDALASGGGRRIDYIFAANPVATQGLRLVPQAARHLPFRDEQVPEGSLSDHLAVACEFALTR